The proteins below come from a single Oryzomicrobium terrae genomic window:
- the flgB gene encoding flagellar basal body rod protein FlgB, translating to MANKLDQLINVQRQALGVRAQRQQILAANIANADTPHYKARDIDFQSVLADSLAGKNQSSGVDLSRTNARHLAGTGTPSPFPVLYRRDTQSSVDGNTVDMDTERAAFADNSLHYEAAVTFLTGQFRTMQTAVQSNNG from the coding sequence GTGGCCAATAAGCTCGATCAGCTCATCAACGTCCAGCGCCAGGCGCTCGGCGTGCGCGCCCAGCGCCAGCAGATCCTGGCGGCCAACATCGCCAACGCGGATACCCCCCACTACAAGGCGCGGGACATCGATTTTCAGTCGGTTCTGGCGGACTCCCTGGCGGGCAAGAATCAGAGCAGCGGCGTCGATCTGTCCCGCACCAATGCGCGCCATCTGGCCGGCACCGGTACGCCCTCACCGTTCCCGGTGCTGTACCGCCGCGATACCCAGTCGAGTGTGGATGGGAATACCGTCGATATGGATACCGAGCGCGCCGCTTTTGCCGACAACTCGCTGCACTACGAGGCGGCCGTGACCTTCCTTACCGGCCAGTTCCGCACCATGCAGACCGCCGTGCAAAGCAACAACGGCTGA
- a CDS encoding MinD/ParA family ATP-binding protein, translated as MADFYVDQAAGLRRLFGQEPVRVVNFIAGRTGVGRTVALAQLAATLARQGQEVLVLDENIRKPVADLFGVPHRADLFQVMNGHVAMAEALLPVCAGVTVLPVARAIRAMAGFNPAQQRALVGALEQIDRPVDVILVDSAQDNPAGVSPLGLAASETMVVVSGDTAAITEAYALIKRMSMTYGRRHFRALLNNIRLPEEAAAIFDNMAQVAASRLGVRVDLAATLPHDEALRRAVQVAQPVIGAYPDSPVAYALRMLAADLMTWPVADSQGPGGLGQFTQQLLHLSQRITPAAVHAG; from the coding sequence ATGGCTGATTTCTACGTCGACCAAGCTGCCGGATTGCGCCGCCTGTTCGGCCAGGAGCCGGTTCGGGTCGTCAATTTCATCGCGGGGCGGACAGGCGTTGGGAGGACCGTCGCCTTGGCCCAACTGGCCGCAACCCTGGCGCGCCAGGGTCAGGAAGTGCTGGTGCTTGATGAAAACATCCGCAAGCCTGTGGCCGATTTGTTTGGGGTTCCGCACCGCGCCGACCTGTTCCAGGTGATGAATGGCCATGTGGCGATGGCCGAAGCTCTGTTGCCCGTTTGTGCGGGTGTGACCGTGCTGCCGGTGGCCCGGGCGATCCGCGCCATGGCTGGCTTCAACCCGGCGCAGCAGCGCGCCCTGGTCGGCGCCTTGGAGCAGATCGACCGTCCAGTAGATGTGATCCTGGTGGATAGCGCCCAGGATAATCCGGCCGGGGTGTCTCCCCTGGGGTTGGCTGCCAGCGAAACGATGGTCGTGGTATCCGGGGATACCGCGGCCATTACCGAGGCCTATGCCTTGATCAAGCGGATGAGCATGACTTATGGGCGCCGGCATTTTCGTGCCCTGCTCAACAATATCCGCCTTCCGGAAGAAGCGGCGGCGATCTTCGACAACATGGCCCAAGTGGCTGCCAGCCGCTTGGGGGTGCGTGTGGACCTGGCGGCAACCTTGCCCCACGACGAGGCCTTGCGGCGCGCTGTGCAGGTTGCCCAACCGGTCATCGGCGCCTATCCCGATAGTCCGGTTGCTTATGCTCTGCGGATGTTGGCTGCCGACCTGATGACTTGGCCTGTCGCCGATTCCCAAGGACCGGGCGGGCTCGGACAGTTCACCCAACAGCTGTTACACTTGAGCCAACGCATAACGCCTGCCGCCGTCCACGCCGGATAG
- the flgA gene encoding flagellar basal body P-ring formation chaperone FlgA: protein MINAVDRFLATQTQGLPGRVTTRIGALDPRTQLSPCPTVEAFLPNGARLWGRSTVGVRCNAPAGWTVFVPVTVSVAGNYLVAARPLAPNQPLQAADVALASGDLAALPAGVITDVNQLAGKSLRNSIAAGQPIRGDQLIAPLVVRQGQPVKLISQGAGFSASADGTALSNAAEGQMAQVRTGNGQTVSGIAREGGIVELSY, encoded by the coding sequence GTGATCAACGCTGTCGACCGGTTCCTGGCGACCCAGACACAGGGCCTGCCAGGCCGAGTCACCACCCGTATCGGCGCGCTCGATCCTCGTACTCAGCTGAGCCCATGCCCGACAGTTGAGGCATTTTTACCGAATGGAGCCCGCCTCTGGGGGCGCAGCACCGTGGGGGTACGCTGCAACGCTCCAGCAGGATGGACCGTCTTTGTCCCGGTTACCGTGAGCGTGGCCGGCAACTACCTGGTGGCCGCACGGCCCCTGGCACCCAATCAGCCCCTGCAGGCTGCGGACGTGGCCTTGGCCAGTGGCGATCTGGCCGCCTTGCCCGCAGGCGTCATCACCGACGTCAATCAATTGGCGGGTAAAAGCTTACGCAACAGCATCGCCGCAGGTCAGCCGATTCGTGGCGACCAGTTAATCGCTCCACTGGTTGTACGCCAAGGCCAACCCGTCAAATTGATCTCCCAAGGCGCGGGATTTTCCGCCAGCGCCGACGGCACAGCGCTCTCCAACGCTGCCGAGGGGCAGATGGCACAAGTACGGACAGGCAACGGTCAAACCGTCAGCGGCATCGCCCGAGAAGGCGGCATCGTAGAACTCAGTTACTGA
- the flhB gene encoding flagellar biosynthesis protein FlhB has product MAEDSDLERTEQPTGRRLEQAREEGQVPQSRELGAFLVLITGASTVWFMGGYFVDRMLKVFKKGIAWDRQLATDSNVLLVRLADVATDAVFALWPLFLVLIIAAVASPFFLNAWNFSSKAFSPNLNRLNPMSGMGRIFSWNGLVELAKAVVKAGLVGGVAIWVIWREIDQLLGLSSQSLEAGLADAGHLMAWSFLVIAAAMVLIVAADVPFQLWQYYDKLKMTKEEVKQEMKEMEGSPEVKGRIRQLMREAARKRMMSAIPKADVIVTNPTHFAVALAYQSGMKAPKVVAKGMGVIALKIREIGTEHGVAFLEAPPLARALYKHVELEAEIPGTLYNAVAEVLAYVYQLRRYRSEGGDYPVPPRDLPIPPELVPPAPAEPALAGALNG; this is encoded by the coding sequence ATGGCTGAAGATAGCGATCTCGAACGAACAGAGCAGCCAACAGGCAGGCGGCTCGAACAGGCCCGGGAAGAGGGGCAGGTCCCCCAGTCACGAGAGCTGGGGGCTTTTCTCGTCCTCATCACCGGTGCATCGACGGTGTGGTTCATGGGGGGGTATTTCGTTGACCGCATGCTCAAGGTCTTCAAAAAGGGCATCGCCTGGGATCGTCAGCTCGCTACCGACTCCAATGTTTTGCTGGTTCGCTTGGCGGATGTGGCGACCGATGCTGTTTTCGCTCTCTGGCCTCTGTTTTTGGTGTTGATCATCGCTGCCGTCGCTTCTCCGTTTTTCCTCAACGCCTGGAATTTCTCCTCCAAGGCCTTCTCTCCGAATCTCAATCGCCTGAATCCCATGAGCGGGATGGGGCGCATTTTTTCCTGGAATGGCCTGGTCGAGTTGGCCAAGGCGGTCGTCAAGGCGGGGCTGGTCGGTGGCGTCGCCATCTGGGTCATCTGGCGTGAGATCGATCAGCTGCTGGGCCTGTCGTCCCAATCGCTGGAAGCGGGCCTGGCCGATGCCGGCCACCTGATGGCCTGGAGCTTCCTGGTGATTGCGGCGGCCATGGTGCTGATCGTTGCGGCGGACGTGCCGTTTCAGCTGTGGCAGTACTACGACAAGCTGAAAATGACCAAGGAAGAGGTCAAACAGGAAATGAAGGAAATGGAGGGTAGTCCCGAGGTCAAGGGGCGTATCCGTCAGTTGATGCGTGAAGCCGCTCGCAAGCGCATGATGTCCGCCATTCCCAAGGCCGATGTGATCGTTACCAACCCGACCCACTTTGCCGTGGCCCTGGCCTATCAGAGCGGCATGAAAGCTCCCAAGGTGGTGGCCAAGGGGATGGGGGTGATTGCCTTGAAGATCCGGGAGATCGGCACTGAGCACGGCGTGGCATTCCTGGAGGCCCCGCCCCTGGCTCGGGCCTTGTACAAACACGTCGAACTCGAAGCGGAAATTCCCGGTACTTTGTACAACGCCGTCGCCGAAGTGCTGGCCTATGTGTATCAACTGCGCCGCTACCGAAGCGAGGGGGGCGATTATCCGGTGCCGCCGCGGGATCTGCCGATTCCGCCGGAACTGGTGCCGCCGGCTCCGGCCGAACCGGCCTTGGCTGGAGCGCTAAATGGCTGA
- a CDS encoding flagellar motor protein — protein sequence MDKISLIGLVVGITAIVGGQIFEGGHIGSLIQPTAFVIVIGGTLGAILLQSPSATFTRAVRMLKWVVFPPQVESKRLIDQVANWSQISRREGLLALEGFIAAQTDPFYRKGLQLLVDGAEPERLREVLEVEIGAYENDLKLAAKVWESAGGYSPTIGILGAVMGLIHVMENLTDPSKLGAGIAVAFVATIYGVGMANLVLIPMSKKLLAYVGRLVTAREMFVDGLVGIANGDNPRIIEGRMRGYLG from the coding sequence ATGGATAAGATCAGCCTGATCGGCTTGGTGGTAGGTATAACCGCGATCGTCGGGGGACAAATTTTTGAAGGCGGGCACATTGGCTCTCTCATCCAGCCGACGGCCTTTGTCATCGTGATCGGCGGTACCTTGGGCGCCATTCTTCTGCAAAGCCCCTCGGCCACCTTCACCCGGGCGGTGCGTATGCTCAAGTGGGTGGTGTTTCCCCCCCAGGTGGAGTCGAAGCGTTTGATCGACCAGGTCGCGAACTGGAGCCAGATTTCCCGTCGTGAAGGTTTGCTCGCCCTTGAAGGGTTTATTGCCGCCCAGACCGACCCTTTTTATCGCAAAGGCCTGCAACTGCTGGTGGATGGCGCCGAGCCGGAGCGGCTGCGTGAAGTGCTCGAAGTCGAGATCGGCGCTTATGAAAACGATCTCAAGCTGGCGGCAAAAGTGTGGGAATCGGCAGGTGGCTATTCGCCCACCATCGGCATTCTTGGCGCAGTGATGGGCTTGATCCACGTGATGGAAAACCTGACCGACCCCTCCAAGCTTGGGGCCGGTATCGCTGTGGCCTTTGTTGCCACGATTTACGGGGTTGGCATGGCTAACCTGGTCTTGATCCCCATGTCGAAAAAACTGCTGGCCTATGTCGGCCGCCTGGTGACCGCGCGGGAAATGTTCGTGGACGGCCTAGTGGGGATCGCCAACGGGGATAATCCGCGCATCATCGAAGGCCGCATGCGCGGCTACTTGGGCTGA
- a CDS encoding RNA polymerase sigma factor FliA: protein MYTPAGQLDREQLIQHFAPLVKRIAHHLMARLPASVQVDDLVQNGMIGLLDAIGRYESGLGAQFETYATQRIRGAMLDGLRENDWLPRGIRRELRRVEKALHQLEHAQGRSPTELELAEALGMPLADYQRLLLEARGHQILYFEDFSEEEGESFLDRHVSDDDTTPLQQLEEQALRQALVEGIDALPEREKLVMALYYEEELNLREIGEVLGVTESRVCQLHSQAIARLRARVLGEEGKVKKTKKGRHG, encoded by the coding sequence ATGTATACCCCCGCCGGACAGCTGGACAGGGAGCAGCTGATCCAGCATTTTGCCCCGCTCGTCAAACGTATCGCCCATCACCTGATGGCGCGGTTGCCTGCGAGCGTGCAGGTGGATGACCTGGTCCAAAACGGCATGATCGGCCTGCTCGATGCCATCGGCCGCTACGAGAGCGGACTCGGCGCCCAGTTCGAAACCTATGCCACCCAGCGCATTCGCGGTGCCATGCTTGATGGCTTGCGCGAGAACGATTGGCTGCCGCGGGGAATCCGGCGTGAGTTACGCCGCGTCGAAAAGGCGCTACATCAGTTGGAACATGCCCAGGGGCGTTCCCCGACGGAGCTGGAACTGGCCGAGGCCTTAGGTATGCCCTTGGCGGACTACCAGCGTCTGCTCCTGGAGGCACGGGGGCATCAGATCCTCTATTTCGAGGATTTCTCCGAAGAAGAAGGCGAGTCGTTCCTCGATCGCCACGTCAGCGACGACGACACCACGCCGTTGCAACAGCTGGAAGAGCAGGCCCTGCGGCAAGCCCTGGTCGAAGGAATCGATGCGCTCCCGGAGCGGGAAAAGCTGGTGATGGCGCTGTACTACGAAGAAGAACTAAATCTGCGCGAGATCGGTGAAGTCCTCGGAGTCACCGAATCGCGCGTCTGCCAGCTGCACAGCCAGGCGATTGCCCGGCTGCGTGCCCGAGTCCTGGGCGAGGAGGGGAAAGTGAAGAAAACCAAGAAGGGGCGTCATGGATAA
- the flgC gene encoding flagellar basal body rod protein FlgC, which yields MSMLSVFNIAGSALTAQSMRLNTVASNLANADSLVSADGQPYKAKQVVFEATPMGTTQASMGVKVQQVVDSAAPHRLVYDPRSPAANADGYVTMPNVDVVEEMTNMISASRSYQTNTEVMNTAKTLLLRTLTLGQ from the coding sequence ATGAGCATGTTGAGCGTTTTCAATATTGCCGGCAGCGCACTCACTGCCCAGTCGATGCGGCTTAATACCGTGGCCAGTAACCTGGCCAACGCCGATTCCCTGGTGTCCGCCGATGGCCAGCCCTACAAGGCCAAGCAGGTGGTGTTCGAGGCCACTCCGATGGGGACGACCCAGGCGTCCATGGGGGTCAAGGTGCAACAGGTCGTGGATAGCGCAGCGCCGCACCGGCTCGTCTACGACCCGCGCAGCCCAGCGGCCAATGCCGATGGCTACGTGACCATGCCCAATGTGGATGTGGTCGAAGAAATGACCAACATGATTTCTGCTTCGCGCTCCTACCAGACCAATACCGAAGTCATGAATACGGCCAAGACCTTGCTGCTGCGCACCCTGACCCTGGGCCAGTAA
- the flgM gene encoding flagellar biosynthesis anti-sigma factor FlgM → MKISPSATPPASTSSGYAATDVRTRQQTRTAEASSGEDVRVSLSRSEDTAQTDSPFDAGRIAAIRQAISEGRFSINSGAIADRLLDTARELIQGSPGRASGRQA, encoded by the coding sequence GTGAAAATCTCACCCTCTGCCACTCCTCCCGCCAGCACCTCTAGTGGCTACGCCGCTACCGATGTGCGCACCCGGCAACAGACCCGCACCGCCGAAGCCTCTTCGGGCGAGGACGTTCGGGTCAGCCTGTCGCGCAGCGAGGATACGGCACAAACCGACTCACCCTTCGATGCAGGCCGAATTGCGGCGATCCGCCAAGCCATCAGCGAAGGTCGCTTTTCGATCAATTCCGGCGCCATTGCCGACCGACTGCTGGACACCGCCCGGGAACTGATTCAAGGCAGCCCGGGACGGGCGAGTGGTCGCCAGGCCTGA
- a CDS encoding flagella synthesis protein FlgN translates to MGLLPPSSAADTFASTLSQEVAAVTQFAALLESEQADLSAGRVDALEDIVAAKALLVQQLNQFAEQRNRLIQSQGYTADREGIDAWLAAHGTPAIRHTWAQLQHQAQRAKQLNEQNGQLIALRMQNTSGALQVLLQRNQAPAADVYGPDGQRLGGGGTGSRLIDSV, encoded by the coding sequence ATGGGACTGCTTCCACCATCTTCCGCTGCCGACACCTTTGCCAGCACGCTCTCCCAAGAAGTGGCAGCCGTAACGCAGTTTGCCGCCTTGCTCGAGAGCGAGCAGGCCGATCTGAGCGCCGGGCGTGTGGATGCATTGGAAGATATCGTTGCCGCCAAAGCACTGCTGGTCCAACAGCTCAACCAATTCGCGGAACAACGTAACCGCCTGATTCAATCCCAGGGGTACACGGCAGATCGCGAGGGAATCGACGCCTGGCTTGCTGCCCACGGAACACCGGCAATACGCCATACCTGGGCACAACTGCAACACCAGGCGCAACGGGCCAAGCAACTCAACGAGCAGAACGGGCAGTTGATCGCCCTACGCATGCAAAACACCAGCGGCGCATTACAGGTACTCCTCCAACGCAACCAAGCCCCCGCCGCAGACGTTTATGGTCCGGACGGCCAAAGGCTCGGGGGTGGCGGGACCGGCAGCCGCCTGATTGATTCGGTCTGA
- the flhA gene encoding flagellar biosynthesis protein FlhA, translating into MADATAALRGLFGRMSPQQLAGPILILMILAMMVLPLPAFALDIFFTFNIALSIIVLLAAINTQKPLEFSVFPTLLLVTTLLRLSLNVASTRVVLLHGHEGPDAAGKVIEAFGHFLVGGNYAIGLIVFLILVVINFVVITKGAGRVAEVSARFTLDAMPGKQMAIDADLNAGLIGEDDARKRRSEIAMEADFYGSMDGSSKFVRGDAVAGIVIMLINVIGGLIIGVLQHNMDAATAMKQYVLLTIGDGLVAQIPALMISIAAGMVVTRVGDTEPIAQQFLSQLLSNSRVMGVTAVIVGGLGIIPGMPNLVFLLFAGVLGYYSWRLSKKSEEVVKSKPVPVQPKAAPESQEASWNDVLPVDVLGLEVGYRLIPLVDKGQDGELLKRIRGIRKKFAQEIGFLVPSVHIRDNLELKPNTYRIQLKGVEIGSGDAFPGQFLAINPGRVAAEVPGNKTIDPAFGLPAVWVDATLKDQAQAFGYTVVDASTVVATHLNHLIMSHAAELLGRQETQALVDYVSKEAPKLTEDLVPKVLPLGTLQKVLQNLLDEGITIRDMRTILETLAEQAPRNTDADALTAQVRQSMGRAIIQQLYPGGADMQVMALDPQLERILVQAVSGSGEGATIEPGLADTLVRETATAAQRQEELGLPAVLLVPGSIRALLSRFLRRSVPQLKVIAHSEVPETKIIKVTSIIGGRS; encoded by the coding sequence ATGGCTGACGCCACCGCAGCCCTGCGCGGCCTGTTCGGTCGCATGTCGCCTCAGCAGTTGGCGGGGCCGATCCTGATTCTGATGATCCTGGCGATGATGGTGCTGCCGCTGCCCGCCTTCGCCCTGGATATTTTCTTCACCTTCAATATCGCCCTGTCGATCATCGTCTTGCTGGCGGCGATCAATACCCAGAAGCCCCTGGAATTCTCGGTTTTTCCAACCCTGCTGCTGGTCACGACCCTGCTGCGCCTGTCGCTCAACGTGGCGTCGACCCGGGTTGTGCTGTTGCACGGTCATGAAGGGCCCGATGCTGCCGGCAAGGTGATCGAGGCATTCGGCCACTTTCTGGTGGGGGGCAACTACGCTATCGGCCTGATCGTCTTCCTGATTCTGGTGGTGATCAACTTCGTGGTGATCACCAAGGGTGCCGGCCGGGTCGCCGAAGTGTCGGCGCGCTTTACCCTGGACGCCATGCCGGGCAAGCAGATGGCCATCGATGCCGACCTCAACGCCGGCCTGATCGGCGAGGACGATGCCCGCAAGCGCCGCTCTGAAATCGCCATGGAAGCCGACTTCTACGGTTCCATGGACGGTTCGTCGAAATTCGTCCGTGGCGATGCCGTTGCCGGTATCGTGATCATGCTGATCAACGTCATCGGCGGCTTGATCATCGGCGTGCTGCAGCACAACATGGATGCCGCTACCGCCATGAAGCAGTATGTGCTGCTGACCATCGGCGACGGCTTGGTGGCTCAGATCCCGGCACTGATGATTTCCATTGCCGCCGGTATGGTGGTGACCCGGGTGGGCGATACCGAACCGATCGCCCAGCAGTTCCTCAGCCAATTGCTTTCCAACAGCCGCGTGATGGGCGTGACGGCCGTGATCGTCGGCGGCTTGGGCATCATCCCGGGCATGCCCAACCTGGTCTTCCTGCTCTTCGCCGGTGTGTTGGGCTACTACTCCTGGCGGCTGTCGAAGAAAAGCGAGGAGGTGGTCAAGAGCAAGCCTGTGCCGGTGCAGCCCAAAGCAGCGCCGGAGTCCCAGGAAGCGTCCTGGAACGACGTCTTGCCAGTGGATGTGTTGGGCCTGGAAGTGGGCTACCGTCTTATCCCGCTGGTCGACAAAGGGCAGGATGGCGAATTGCTCAAGCGCATTCGCGGTATCCGCAAGAAATTTGCCCAGGAAATCGGTTTTCTCGTTCCTTCGGTGCATATTCGCGACAATCTGGAGCTCAAGCCCAACACCTACCGTATCCAACTCAAGGGCGTGGAGATCGGTAGCGGTGATGCCTTCCCGGGCCAGTTCCTAGCGATCAATCCGGGGCGCGTCGCTGCCGAAGTCCCGGGTAACAAGACCATCGATCCTGCGTTTGGGTTGCCGGCGGTATGGGTCGATGCCACCCTCAAGGATCAGGCCCAGGCCTTCGGTTACACGGTGGTGGACGCCAGCACCGTGGTGGCTACTCACCTCAACCACCTGATCATGTCCCATGCCGCCGAGTTGCTCGGCCGCCAGGAAACCCAGGCCCTGGTGGATTACGTCAGCAAGGAAGCGCCCAAGCTCACCGAAGATCTGGTGCCGAAGGTCCTGCCGCTGGGCACCCTGCAGAAGGTCCTGCAAAACCTGTTGGACGAGGGGATCACGATCCGCGACATGCGAACCATCCTGGAAACCCTGGCCGAGCAGGCGCCGCGCAATACCGATGCGGACGCCCTCACTGCCCAGGTGCGCCAGTCGATGGGCCGTGCGATCATCCAGCAACTTTATCCCGGGGGGGCGGACATGCAGGTCATGGCCCTCGATCCGCAGTTGGAACGCATCCTCGTTCAGGCCGTGTCCGGCTCTGGCGAAGGAGCGACCATCGAGCCCGGCCTCGCCGATACCCTGGTGCGCGAAACCGCCACGGCGGCGCAGCGTCAGGAAGAACTTGGCCTGCCCGCCGTGCTGCTGGTACCCGGCAGCATTCGAGCCCTCCTGTCCCGTTTCCTCCGTCGCTCGGTACCCCAGTTGAAAGTCATTGCCCATTCGGAAGTGCCTGAGACCAAGATCATCAAGGTGACCTCGATCATCGGAGGTAGGTCATGA
- the motD gene encoding flagellar motor protein MotD → MARRRRGHEEEHENLERWLVSYADFITLLFAFFVVMYAISSVNEGKYRVLSDSLVSAFRNVQVVGAGQMNIVTPPNASIKQIVVKQDPQTAARRQAQRDKMRNVAQDIFRALAPLVRQGKVRLVETDKGVTIEIADSVLFSPGQAQLEPTSAQALRMVGEVLAPTEFPIVVEGHTDNVPIRTALYPSNWELSAVRATTVLRLFADAGVSPQRLTAIGYGEHRPVEGNDTQEGRARNRRVSILIESAIPAEPEVPPPAAPPSAPVSGDGVTPSPAAASAVGAALDGGAGSGGR, encoded by the coding sequence ATGGCACGGCGGCGGCGTGGCCACGAGGAGGAGCACGAGAATCTCGAACGCTGGCTCGTTTCCTACGCAGACTTCATCACCTTGCTGTTTGCCTTCTTCGTGGTGATGTATGCCATTTCCTCGGTGAACGAGGGTAAGTACCGGGTTTTATCCGACTCTCTGGTCTCGGCCTTCCGCAACGTTCAAGTAGTCGGTGCAGGGCAGATGAACATCGTTACGCCGCCCAACGCCTCGATCAAGCAGATCGTGGTCAAACAGGATCCGCAGACTGCTGCGCGTCGGCAAGCCCAGCGCGACAAGATGCGCAACGTGGCCCAGGACATCTTCCGGGCTCTAGCCCCCTTGGTTCGACAGGGCAAGGTTCGGCTGGTGGAAACCGACAAGGGGGTGACCATCGAAATCGCCGACAGCGTGCTGTTTTCCCCAGGGCAGGCGCAACTGGAGCCGACGTCGGCCCAGGCGTTGCGCATGGTTGGCGAAGTGCTGGCACCGACCGAGTTTCCAATCGTGGTCGAGGGGCATACCGACAATGTGCCGATCCGCACGGCCTTGTATCCCTCCAACTGGGAATTGTCGGCGGTGCGTGCCACCACGGTGCTGCGCCTCTTTGCTGATGCCGGGGTGTCGCCCCAGCGGCTGACGGCCATTGGCTACGGCGAGCACCGGCCAGTCGAGGGCAATGACACTCAAGAGGGGCGGGCACGTAATCGGCGGGTTTCCATCTTGATCGAATCGGCAATTCCCGCCGAGCCAGAAGTGCCACCGCCGGCTGCGCCGCCCTCTGCCCCGGTTAGCGGCGATGGCGTGACCCCGTCCCCGGCGGCGGCTTCGGCAGTGGGCGCGGCCCTTGACGGCGGTGCCGGGAGCGGGGGACGCTAG
- the flhF gene encoding flagellar biosynthesis protein FlhF, translating to MNVKKFIAANAREALRKVKETLGADAIILSNRGVAGGVEIMAVAARDMAAIAPGASRDEQGLSRPNVMPRELENSDDYSVSLSAARKAATAPVRPTPMPLADLAGGAPPAPEQRPAPARSLAPEAAYAPFRQIRQENRQDHGPASRNAELPRAPQPSHEPAAASELRRAIRPEAAPRMEEPAVSHAVMDELRALRKVVEQHLAGFSWAETGRTEPGKTQALAQLLDAGFSPQFARDLLSGLPSGLDATQAMMWVKGAADRSLMTLSSDADIIEQGGVYALVGPTGVGKTTTTAKLAARCVVRHGAAKVALVTTDGYRIGAHEQLRIYGRILGVSVHLVRDAADLRQTLAELSHKHMVLIDTMGMSQKDKHVQEQIAMLVSGGSVRRLLLLSATSRGDTLDDVIRAYRGEQPGDGVAGCILTKVDEAASLATSLDAVIRHGLSLHYVSNGQRVPEDLHLPNRNYLLHRAFRDVPGTSPHRYSGVESTLVMANAGLSTTGGGHG from the coding sequence ATGAACGTCAAGAAATTCATTGCGGCCAACGCCCGGGAGGCGTTGCGCAAGGTCAAGGAAACCCTCGGGGCCGATGCCATCATCCTCTCCAATCGCGGTGTCGCGGGCGGGGTCGAAATCATGGCGGTGGCTGCTCGGGACATGGCGGCCATTGCGCCGGGGGCGTCCCGGGACGAGCAGGGCTTGTCCCGTCCTAACGTGATGCCGCGTGAACTGGAAAACAGCGACGATTACTCGGTCAGCCTGTCCGCCGCCCGCAAGGCAGCGACGGCACCGGTGCGGCCGACGCCGATGCCGTTGGCCGATCTGGCCGGTGGCGCGCCCCCCGCGCCGGAGCAACGTCCGGCGCCTGCCCGTAGTCTTGCTCCGGAGGCGGCGTATGCCCCATTCCGGCAGATTCGCCAGGAAAATCGCCAGGACCATGGTCCTGCGTCCCGAAATGCCGAACTTCCTCGTGCGCCGCAACCTTCCCACGAGCCCGCTGCCGCCAGCGAACTGCGCCGCGCGATTCGCCCCGAGGCGGCGCCGCGGATGGAGGAACCGGCGGTATCCCACGCCGTGATGGACGAACTGCGCGCATTGCGCAAGGTGGTGGAGCAGCACCTGGCGGGCTTCAGCTGGGCGGAGACCGGGCGTACCGAGCCGGGCAAGACCCAGGCGCTGGCCCAGCTTCTTGATGCCGGCTTTTCGCCACAATTTGCCCGTGATTTATTGTCCGGACTTCCCTCCGGGCTGGATGCCACCCAGGCCATGATGTGGGTCAAGGGAGCGGCGGACCGGTCTTTGATGACGCTGTCGTCCGACGCCGACATCATCGAGCAGGGGGGGGTCTATGCCTTGGTCGGTCCAACCGGTGTGGGCAAGACCACCACGACTGCCAAGCTTGCAGCCCGTTGCGTGGTGCGCCATGGTGCAGCCAAAGTCGCGTTGGTAACCACCGACGGTTACCGGATCGGGGCCCACGAGCAACTGCGCATTTATGGCCGCATTCTGGGGGTGTCGGTACATCTGGTCCGCGATGCTGCCGACCTGCGCCAGACCCTGGCGGAGCTTTCCCACAAGCACATGGTGTTGATCGACACCATGGGGATGAGCCAGAAAGACAAGCATGTACAAGAACAGATCGCCATGCTGGTATCCGGCGGCAGCGTACGCCGTCTGTTGCTGCTTTCCGCGACCAGCCGGGGCGATACCCTGGATGATGTGATCCGCGCCTATCGGGGGGAACAGCCAGGGGATGGCGTGGCGGGGTGCATCCTGACCAAGGTGGATGAAGCAGCCAGCCTGGCGACTTCCCTGGACGCGGTAATCCGTCATGGCCTGTCCCTGCATTACGTCTCCAATGGTCAGCGGGTGCCTGAGGATCTCCATCTGCCCAATCGCAACTACCTGCTGCACCGTGCTTTTCGTGATGTGCCTGGTACCTCGCCGCACCGCTATTCCGGGGTGGAATCGACCCTGGTGATGGCCAATGCCGGCTTGTCCACCACGGGTGGCGGCCATGGCTGA